In the Streptomyces fradiae ATCC 10745 = DSM 40063 genome, TCCTGGAAGGGGAAGTCCAGGGTGGCGTCGAGGCGGCCCTCGCGCACGTAGTGCGAGGTGATGTCGGTGTCGGAGGAGTACACCTCGCCGAACATGAAGAAGTCCTCGCGGCCCCGGTCCGCGGCGTACTTGTCGAGCGCCGTGGCCCACTGGGTCCAGAACTCGGTGTTGACGTGCTTGACGGTGTCGATGCGGAAGCCGTCGATGCCGAAGTCGCGCACCCAGCGCTGGTAGATCTTCTCCATGCCCTCGACGACCTCGGGGCGCTCGGTCCACAGGTCGTCCAGGCCGACGAAGTCACCGTGCGTGGAGGACTCCCCGGCGAAGGTGGAGTCGCCCCGGTTGTGGTACATCGACGGGTCGTTGAGCCAGGCCGGGACCTTGGCGTCCTTCTTGCCGGGGGCGACGACGGGCGTGCGCGGGAAGGAGTCGAGGTCCGTCCTGGGGAAGCGTCGTGTCCCGTCGGCGTAGTCGGCGTCGTCGAAGGGCCGGCCGTCCTCGGTCAGGTAGGGGAAGGCTCCCTTGGAGAGGTACTCGTAGGACTTCTCCTCGTAGTCGATGACGTCGGCGGTGTGGTTGGTGATGACGTCGAAGAAGACCTTCATGCCCTTGGCGTGGGCCTTGTCGATCAGGCGCTCCAGGTCGGCGTTGGTGCCGAAGTGCGGGTCGACCTGGGTGAAGTCGGTGATCCAGTAGCCGTGGTACCCGGCGGAGGCGTTCTCGCCCTGGCCCTGCACGGGCTGGTTCTTGAAGATCGGGGCGAGCCAGATGGCGGTGGTGCCGAGGCCCTTGATGTAGTCGAGCCGGTCGGTGAGGCCCTTGAGGTCACCGCCCTGGTAGAAGCCCTTGTCGGTGGGGTCGTAGCCGGTGGTGAGCCGGGTGCCGGTGAGACCGCCGCGGTCGTTGCGCGGGTCGCCGTTGGCGAACCGGTCGGGCAGCACGAAGTAGAACTGCTCGCGGGTCAGGTCGTGCCGGGCGGGCTCCGCGGCCAGCTGCCGGTCGGACGGCGGCGCGGGCGGCCGGGGCGCGGCGCTCGCCTGGACGGCGGGGACGGCCAGCGCGGTGAGCGTCGCCGCCGCGAGGGCGGCCACCGCTCTGCGCGTCGGGCGCCGCCGCCGGTGGCGTGCCGGGAGGCTCGGGCGTGTCAAGGCGGGTTCTCCTCGGTGAGGGTCGTACGGGAGGAGGCCCCGCACCCGGGCCGGGTGCGGGGCTCGGTGGTGGCGTGGGGGCGCGGGCCCCGCACCCCCCGTGGGCGCGGGGCCCGCTGGTGGCGGGCTCGCGGCCCGGTGCGGGGGCCGGTGGTGCCGGTCCTGCGCGGGGAGGCGCGGGGGCCGGTGGTGCCGGTCCGGCGGTCAGCCGCGGGGGCCGGTGGAGGGCCGGCCCCGCACGGGGAGGTGCGGGGCCGGGTCGGTGCGGGTCAGTTCCGCCAGGTGTCGGTGAGGGTCACCTTGCCGCTGGCCGGGACGGTCGCGACGCGGTTGGCGCCGCTCTCCCAGGTGACGTTGCCGGCGGCGTCCTTGCGGACGTACTTGTACTCGAAGGTGGTGCCGGCCGGCAGGGTCAGGTCCAGCTTCCACACCGGGTAGGCGGACGGGTCCAGCTTGGGCGCGGCGGCCGGGTTCCAGTTGCCGAGGGCGGCGTGGTTGCCGGTGACGTGGATGTTCTGGCCGAGGCTGGTGGTGGCGTCGACGTTGAACGACGCGCCCGAGCCGTCGGCCGGCGGCGGGGTGACGGGGCCGCCGCCGCAGGAGGTCGCGCCGACGTGCAGGGCGAGGGCCGTGCGGGCGCCGAGGGTGGCGGTGAAGCGGCCGGAGCCGTCGACCGTGACCGGCGTGTTGCTCTGGACGTCGCAGTACGTGCCCGCGGGCAGCGAGGTCTGGAACGTCCGGGTCAGCGAGCCGCCCTCGTGGTTGATGGCCACGTACGCCTTGGTGCCGCGCCCGAAGGCGATGGCGTTGTTGCCGTTGTCCCACCAGTTCGTGACGCCCTGACCGCGGGCCACGTTCCGGAAGCCGACCATGGACTTGATCTCGCGCCAGTCGTGCTGGCACTTCCAGCCGTCCTGGTAGCAGGCGTTGACCTGGTTGCCGTTGGGGGCGCCGGCGTCCTTGTTCGACCACTCGTAGCCGGAGTGGACGTCCGGGGAGCCGTACGGCCAGGCGAGCATGAAGACGTTCGCCAGGGTGTAGGCGGCGCCGCTCTTGTAGTTGAGGGTGTCGCCGACGCGCTCGGTGTCGTGGTTGTCGACGAAGACGCCCGACTGGCCGGAGGACATGAAGCCCCACGCCTCGCCGAAGTTCTTCAGGTACGCGAGCTTGTCGCCGGTGAACATCCGCTTCAGCTCGCGGGCGTAGCGGAACTCCTGCACGTCGCCGTTGCCGAGGTACTCGTCGGGCGAGACGGCCTCGCCGGCGCCGTGGATGACCTC is a window encoding:
- a CDS encoding carbohydrate-binding module family 20 domain-containing protein; this encodes MARRTVAAALALVAGAAVGVTAPSQTAQAAAPGDKDVTAVMFEWKFSSIAKACTDTLGPAGYGYVQVSPPQERIQGSTWWTAYQPVSYRIAGPLGDRAAFKSMIDTCHSAGVKVVADTVINHMSAGSGTGTGGSSYTKYNYPGIYSASDFDNCTSEVNNYRDRWNVQNCELVGLSDLDTGEEYVRGRIAAYMNDLLSLGVDGFRVDAAKHMPAADLANIKSRLSNPNVYWKQEVIHGAGEAVSPDEYLGNGDVQEFRYARELKRMFTGDKLAYLKNFGEAWGFMSSGQSGVFVDNHDTERVGDTLNYKSGAAYTLANVFMLAWPYGSPDVHSGYEWSNKDAGAPNGNQVNACYQDGWKCQHDWREIKSMVGFRNVARGQGVTNWWDNGNNAIAFGRGTKAYVAINHEGGSLTRTFQTSLPAGTYCDVQSNTPVTVDGSGRFTATLGARTALALHVGATSCGGGPVTPPPADGSGASFNVDATTSLGQNIHVTGNHAALGNWNPAAAPKLDPSAYPVWKLDLTLPAGTTFEYKYVRKDAAGNVTWESGANRVATVPASGKVTLTDTWRN